In Henningerozyma blattae CBS 6284 chromosome 7, complete genome, a single genomic region encodes these proteins:
- the CUL3 gene encoding cullin CUL3 (similar to Saccharomyces cerevisiae CUL3 (YGR003W); ancestral locus Anc_4.138), producing the protein MLNHRTKFKVPTSLSSPELDFDGILLEITDAIDSIYLEKTEVLSFEKLYRHIYLIVINGAGSKLYGEIEKFMSSKLRELRNDFTIDETQDEMGFLKNLNQFWLNQCKYFKIINDLMSYFNKVYCKEERKFEVYDLCLNLFRIDIVIPLHESISNKIINQINKVRYNNELLYIANTDIWKSIFNMLETLQDVDDKDNYFITYFEPKFIQRTENFYSNFLNVDSLTLDDYLVKVEKIKSFENHLDNYFLNPDTTLKIISILDKCLVWNNIMDKVPAYVKDLIQVSNNDQLKKLYSLSLNEEYKGKIISTVSECILDALKESTDNNINDNTKRIKKTQMSLNWISSVLEIYNKYKALLSCMKTDKFSILNENLMKYLKDLENLTIESVIIYLDTFLKLSSNENLYNATNNHTNSDRSTDTIKKNIKDCTILLKFINEKDYFEIFYKKLLSKRLLQNRSNFELEKWLVGIIKTEMGSFVTIKIEGMLRDINKSKELLINFKKSEDLNNIAYIPEILTISSWPFVSELNTDLIILPKELLEIQQNFQTFYSSKNYNDRTLSWQFNLQTIELRCSINKNIYELIMPFYSSLILLLFNENEIYSTSEIKEKTNLPEAELIKQLLSLTIAPKCKILKKSPPGTNISLDDKFSINVSFKSSVTRIKVPTLVNGGISSSSINGLGNGSGLTDDQQLEQLQLEKSRTLQINASIVRIMKNSKTLTHNELYEKVEHDLLDRFSLTNIMFKKSIEILIEKEYLQRSPDDINFYFYVA; encoded by the coding sequence ATGTTAAATCACAGAactaaatttaaagttCCCACTTCATTATCATCCCCAGAACTTGATTTCGATGGAATTTTGCTTGAAATTACAGATGCAATCGATTCtatatatttagaaaaaactGAAGTCCtctcatttgaaaaattatacaggcatatatatttaattgtaattaaTGGTGCAGGTTCTAAATTGTATGGTgagattgaaaaattcatgAGTTCCAAATTGAGGGAGCTTAGAAATGATTTTACCATCGATGAAACACAAGATGAAATGGGATTTTTGAAGAACTTAAATCAGTTTTGGTTAAACCaatgtaaatattttaagattattaatgatttaatgtcatatttcaataaagtGTACTgtaaagaagaaagaaagtTTGAAGTTTACGATTTATGCTTAAACTTGTTTAGAATTGATATAGTTATTCCATTACATGAGTCAATCtcaaacaaaataattaatcaaattaataagGTTCgatataataatgaacttttatatattgCAAATACTGATATTTGGAAatctattttcaatatgTTAGAGACATTGCAAGATGTTGACGACAAAGATAATTATTTCATAACATATTTTGAGCCAAAATTTATACAAAGGACCGAAAATTTTTActctaattttttgaatgtCGATAGCCTAACTTTAGATGATTATTTGGTAAAAGtagaaaaaatcaaatcatttgaaaatcaCCTcgataattattttttaaatcctGATACAACTTTGAagataatttcaatattagaCAAATGTTTAGTttggaataatattatgGATAAGGTACCAGCATATgttaaagatttaattcAAGTAAGCAACAATGATcagttgaaaaaattatattcgttATCATTAAACGAAGAAtataaaggaaaaattatatctaCTGTTAGTGAATGCATATTGGACGCTTTAAAGGAGTCaactgataataatattaacgACAACACCAAAAGAATCAAGAAAACTCAGATGTCTTTGAATTGGATTAGTAGTGTATTAGAAATTTACAATAAATACAAAGCTTTATTGTCATGTATGAAAActgataaattttcaattttaaatgagaatttaatgaaatatctgaaagatttagaaaatttaacGATTGAATCAGTTATCATATATCTAGATacttttttgaaattatcttccaatgaaaatttatataatgcAACCAATAATCATACAAATTCTGATAGGTCTACCGATAcgattaaaaaaaatataaaagattGTACTATTTTacttaaatttattaatgagaaggattattttgaaatattttataagaAACTATTGTCTAAGAGGCTGTTACAGAATCgttcaaattttgaattggaaaaatgGCTGGTTGGAATCATTAAAACAGAAATGGGCTCATTTGttacaataaaaatagaaggTATGCTAagagatattaataaatctaaagaattattgattaattttaagAAGTCCGAAGATTTAAACAATATAGCTTATATTCCGGAAATTTTGACCATATCATCTTGGCCTTTTGTTTCTGAATTAAATACTGATTTGATTATATTGCCGaaagaattattggaaATTCAACAAAATTTCCAGACATTTTACAGCagtaaaaattataatgataGAACATTGAGCTGGCAGTTCAATTTACaaacaattgaattaagatgttcaattaataaaaatatctatgaattaataatgcCATTTTATTCAAGTTTAATACTTCTCTTATTCAATGAAAATGAGATCTATTCCACCTCTGAAATTAAGGAGAAAACAAATTTACCAGAGGCAGAATTGATTAAgcaattattatcattaacgATAGCTCCAAAATGTAAAATCTTGAAAAAATCTCCTCCAGGGACTAATATATCCCttgatgataaattttcaatcaaCGTGTCATTTAAATCATCAGTTACAAGAATTAAAGTACCTACTTTGGTAAATGGTGGTATTTCTTCTAGTTCAATTAATGGGTTGGGTAATGGAAGTGGCTTAACGGATGATCAGCAACTTGAACAATTACAACTTGAAAAATCTAGAACTCTTCAAATTAATGCATCTATTGTTAGGATTATGAAGAATAGCAAAACTTTAACACACAATGAATTGTATGAAAAAGTTGAGCATGATCTGTTAGACAGATTTTCATTGACAAATATAAtgtttaaaaaatctattGAAATTCTAATTGAAAAGGAATATTTGCAAAGGTCACCTGATGATATTAACTTTTACTTTTATGTTGCatga